Genomic segment of Eupeodes corollae chromosome 2, idEupCoro1.1, whole genome shotgun sequence:
acctcaaagttacgtctgacgatgatgacgttttgaccaatacgtcggtgttgtatgtcctttcttgacgacagcatgtactttgttttgccctcattaaccgttaaacccatttttgccgccctacctcaatgctcacaaaagcctcattgacatcacgctgagttcttccgattattttaatgttatcagcatatgccaATAGTTGGAcatacttttaaaagatagtgcctctagtgttgacgtgtgagctctgcactattctttgaagtacgatgttaaaaaaatcgcatgacagcgcatcaccttgtctaaaaccttttttgacatcgaaaggttatgttaagttgtttaTAACCTTTATGGGgcagcgtaaattctccatggttgttgacgatgggcttaagacgttcacatattacagaagagaagattttataggcgatgttatgtagactgatttctctatagttggtgcagtttaaagggtctccttttttcatgaTCGGGCAAACAAACATTGTGGAGTTAAAAGTCGGTTATCCAAAGGTTAAGATGATACTTAGAAAGCGGCCTTAAGGAACTTACCTAGAATATAGGCTTAGTTGTAGAACAGAAATTATAACATCTgactaaaatcattttttatttcttctatataatataaaactaacATTAAATGCCACAATAATGTGATTGAACAATTATTAATCATATGGGGTGGGGGAGGGGTGTACAAATTATAAATATGAGTCTaactcaattttgtatttatttttatttattcatttttcagAATCTGTACCTTAGATTTTCGCTTCGCTTcgttttatttcgttttgttttcaaatgcaaaataatttgtatatggCTATTTACGTtacattttaaagcttttaattaataactaattgtgtttaaaaatttgctttatttcttttctcGATTAAAGAATGATTTTCCTTGGTTcggcttagtttttttttgtttttgtttgaatcaaTACTTTGGCTTCATATGTGAGTGTTGTGaataaatattacaattttaatttgataatataaatatttttgaatgtttggtTAGAATGGGCGTGTTATTTGGGAAATTTATTGTTTAGATAGATATTCTGTAAGTGATTGCAAGTCACGTTTAAGCCAAGCAGCATTCAATCTAATTGTTTCAACAGATTGCGAGACTGTTCTCTCAGTGCCGGGGAAATCTCTGGTCCTGAAGAATTCTTCTACTTCGAGTGCTTTCTCTTCAGAcgcgaaattttcaattaagtaCTTAATAAGACGAACAAGCAAAAATCCAccctgaatttaaaataaaaataaagaataaatgttaataaacaaaatcaaccCTCTTTTAAAATGAACAAACCTGATATTGTTCCAAAAGTTTGGGGTAATTCTCTTTGAAATACTCCCAGGTCATATCACGTCCTTTAGGATTCATTGCAACTGCAACAACAACGAATACTGCATCCTGAGCACGAACCTCACCctaataaagttaaaatacttataattttgtatctaaaaCAAACACACATTTGTATCTACCTACCGACATAGCAAAATCGACAACTTTACGAAGAATTTTTACATCTCCAATAGAACCAAGTGCTCGAGAAATTCGATCTTGTTCTTCATGTAACTCCGTTGACCTGTACATTTTAAGCATTTCCTGGAAAGTGGATTCATCACCATCCATGAGTACAGCTTTATAACATGTTGACCTTAGATCAGCCGGCAGAGCGGCCACTCCATCTACatgatttttaaatctaaagaCAACaatcaaatgatttaaaaaaactaagaaaattattaacaaattggTTTTCTACCTTTTTTTACCATCTGCAATTGTTTCTTTACAACGGAATGAGACCAAGCGAGCAAGTACCAAGCTTCGAAGCAGTGTGTCCAAATGGTTTTCTCCCTCTTTAGCGTCCCAACCCAATCGTTCAGCCACAGGCTTATACAGTTGAACTCCGAATCGATTGAAGTTATCAGCTAGTTCAGTGTGGGATACCAAAAGTTGCAAATTACATAGGGAGTTCGATATGGCTGTCCAGACAGTATAATTGGTTTCATTTCTATATGAGTCAATTAAGGCAAGAACCTGGgagattttttataagttttatgtGTGAAAAGTCTTTTCTTGGATAACTTACAATAGATGTGCTTGCTTTTCCAGCCTGAACCATGGCAAACATATCGTCAATAAGGCCCAAACGATCCAAAGGTGGTAGTTCCATGTTCTTAACAGCTGGCATAAGCTGCTCTAACATTTTTGGTGAGTAGCTAGTTCTATAATAACCAACTGTTCCAGGATTGACCTTAATCCAATCGCTTTCCTTAACATCGTCTAGAGTAACTTCCATTTCTTGCTTGTCTAACAAAAATGTCTTGGCAATTTTTGAAGGATCCTTAGAAGTAGACACTGTGATAGGAATAACCCAAGTGTAATCGCCATCAGGTTTCGAACCATCGGCGGTAAACTTATTTTGAGTAAGCTTGAGCACACGTTGAGTGCCCTTTTGAACAGAATCTACACTAACAACGGGAAATCCTTTGAGTTTTATCCATGAAGACATCACATCAGCGACCGGCTTACTACTAGCCTCCTGCAAGGCTGTCCATAAGTCTTCAGTGCTGGTGTTCTTATATTGATGCCTTGTCAAATAGATATTCATGCCCTTTCTAAAATCTTCATCACCAATATAATGATGGAGCATTCGAATGACACTAGCACCTTTATTGTAGCTTATTTCATCAAATATTTCATCAATCTCAGATGGATGGCCCACAGGTACTTCAATGGGATGCGAGTTCTTTAGAGAATCAAGTTCTAAGGCACGGGTATACATATCAGTTACAAATTGAGTCCAAATGTCATACTCGGGGAACAGATGATTTACACATAAGAACTCCACAAATGATGCATAACCTTCGTTAAGCCACAAATGGGTCCACCATTCCATGGTAACCAGGTTTCCAAACCACTGATGAGCGATTTCGTGGCCCACTGTCAGAGCAATTGACTGCTTGCGCATAAGGGATGTATTTTCGGGATCGACTAGAACAAAAGTCTCTCGATAGGTGACTAAGCCCCAGTTTTCCATGGCACCAGCCGAGAAGTCCGATATCGCAATCAAATCCATCTTCGGCAAGGGATACGCGATATTAAAATAGCTCTTGTAGTATGGCAACACTTTAGTGGCAACTTCCAATGCAAACAAACCCTGTTCCTTTCTACCGACAGGAGTGAAAACTCTCACGATAATTCCATCCTCCGACTTACCTTCCACGTAATCGTATTCTCCTACAACAACCGCCACCAGGTACGTTGACATAATGGGCGTTCGATCAAAACGAATGCGTCTCAAGTTATCTCCAATGGACTCCTCTTTAACCACCGGCATATTCGATAAAGCAACCCTATCTTCAGGCACAACCAGCGTTATATCAAAAGTAGCTTTGATTGCTGGTTCGTCCCAACAAGGAAAGCAGCGGCGAGCATCCGTAGCTTCAAACTGAGTTACGCCAGCATAACGTTCTTCACCCGACTGTGTAAAATACTTGCTACGATAGAAGCCCTTCATCTTGTCATTTAATTCACCTTTGAATTCCATATACAAAGTCGCATCACCAACGGGAATGTCTTCTTTGAAAACCAACGACACAGTTTCATTTTCAGGCGAGTGACTGACGTTCTTGGTTTCAAATTTTTCGTTTGTCGAATTCGATTCAATAACAATCTTACTTATGATGAGATCCAGAGCATTCAAAACGATAGTATTGGTGGAAGTGTTGATCtgtaaatacaaattcaatttattatttttatatttgacaaCATAGAAATCTTATCACTCATAagctaatataataattttagaaatgtgAATTTAGAAACGTATGTAAATTGTGATCGTTAAGAACTGCCGCAATACATTTGGACCTAACAGTCAGATCAGAGGGGGAAAGAAACATCTTGCTTCGCCTTATTAAACCCAAACATCTAGCGGCATTTTTTGATGCAAGTTTTACTCATAAGTAGTGGCAAAGGTGGTGGATTATGTTTTACCAATAGTAGGTAGCATtgtgttttcgatttttgattCCCTATTTTACATTGTCATAGAAGATCCACGTCCGAAGAAAAAGGATGTGATtcgaaaaacaaatatgaaaagcatGCTCTTAGAAAagaaagaaggaacgtaagtgcGATCCGTCGATAATTCGAGAAGAGGTGAGTTCTCTTTTTTTTGCCTGGACAAATGTAGTTTTTCATCTACTCGGAACGAGAGttgaagaataaaataaatgaaaaagcttacaaaaTGATTTTGCCAGCGTAAGAAACATCTCTTCAGAATAAAAGCGGGGATGCAATCCGGATCATTGGACTTCTGTTAAAGT
This window contains:
- the LOC129944556 gene encoding puromycin-sensitive aminopeptidase; the protein is MYRILNNINSKVQLFPWTQENLRITHQKALCSSLIQNNYHHQNKLKSDSISNCNSQIKLNFPKSKSLATHRRHHSSLRNITKPKPIRFKVRENIPPATLPVAFVPLESSGRSRCLAVAFLLSHTGVKKILNSFHHIFSQNFSSASSVNSSKNQLNPIAPNQELDCPENMSSKKVFERLPKSVLPSHYDLELKPNLEAFTFEGNTTVKVKINTSTNTIVLNALDLIISKIVIESNSTNEKFETKNVSHSPENETVSLVFKEDIPVGDATLYMEFKGELNDKMKGFYRSKYFTQSGEERYAGVTQFEATDARRCFPCWDEPAIKATFDITLVVPEDRVALSNMPVVKEESIGDNLRRIRFDRTPIMSTYLVAVVVGEYDYVEGKSEDGIIVRVFTPVGRKEQGLFALEVATKVLPYYKSYFNIAYPLPKMDLIAISDFSAGAMENWGLVTYRETFVLVDPENTSLMRKQSIALTVGHEIAHQWFGNLVTMEWWTHLWLNEGYASFVEFLCVNHLFPEYDIWTQFVTDMYTRALELDSLKNSHPIEVPVGHPSEIDEIFDEISYNKGASVIRMLHHYIGDEDFRKGMNIYLTRHQYKNTSTEDLWTALQEASSKPVADVMSSWIKLKGFPVVSVDSVQKGTQRVLKLTQNKFTADGSKPDGDYTWVIPITVSTSKDPSKIAKTFLLDKQEMEVTLDDVKESDWIKVNPGTVGYYRTSYSPKMLEQLMPAVKNMELPPLDRLGLIDDMFAMVQAGKASTSIVLALIDSYRNETNYTVWTAISNSLCNLQLLVSHTELADNFNRFGVQLYKPVAERLGWDAKEGENHLDTLLRSLVLARLVSFRCKETIADGKKRFKNHVDGVAALPADLRSTCYKAVLMDGDESTFQEMLKMYRSTELHEEQDRISRALGSIGDVKILRKVVDFAMSGEVRAQDAVFVVVAVAMNPKGRDMTWEYFKENYPKLLEQYQGGFLLVRLIKYLIENFASEEKALEVEEFFRTRDFPGTERTVSQSVETIRLNAAWLKRDLQSLTEYLSKQ